From Longimicrobium sp., one genomic window encodes:
- a CDS encoding diguanylate cyclase, translating to MSQAAATVFVADDNPSILLGLDRALKARGYDVKTATNGGAVLRLLNDAPAAPDLLLLDVMMPEMSGLDVLRALRRDERWADVPVVLITATNDGALPVSALRDGAVDFLTKPFRLDELLARVDSHVTRNRELRRAREQARMRLQAIDLIRELNRVVSADEMFHLVTSRTAEVLGVSRCSVLVVERGERTARVAASSDPGFGENLRLDLALYPEIRQALETGRPVRVRDVGASPLFDGVRDEWARRGLERPLQSVIVVPFPVTETVTGLFVERATVDEPALGEEAAELADRVVEAIVQACGRVQVFERLMQQRQQLHDLANTDQLTGVATRRALEEYLRAELHLARERGEALSVVILDLDRFKEINDTFGHPAGDTVLKALGSWLRSESSLRSHDRPGRYGGDEFVVVLPGTGAAGALRLAERARTEFAAIPFVFGGTAVRASLSAGIASWPDTYALTADELIAAADAALYQAKQRGRDRVCMSGMAEVAG from the coding sequence ATGAGCCAGGCTGCCGCCACGGTCTTCGTGGCCGACGACAACCCCTCCATCCTGCTCGGCCTGGACAGGGCGCTCAAGGCCCGCGGCTACGACGTGAAGACCGCCACCAACGGCGGGGCCGTGCTCCGGCTGCTGAACGACGCCCCCGCCGCCCCCGACCTGCTCCTCCTGGACGTGATGATGCCGGAGATGAGCGGGCTGGACGTGCTGCGGGCGCTGCGGCGCGACGAGCGCTGGGCCGACGTGCCGGTGGTGCTGATCACCGCCACCAACGACGGCGCCCTTCCCGTGTCGGCGCTGCGCGACGGGGCGGTGGACTTCCTCACCAAGCCGTTCCGGCTCGACGAGCTGCTGGCCCGCGTCGATTCGCACGTCACCCGCAACCGGGAGCTGCGGCGCGCCCGCGAGCAGGCCAGGATGCGGCTGCAGGCCATCGACCTGATCCGCGAGCTGAACCGCGTGGTGAGCGCCGACGAGATGTTCCACCTGGTCACCTCGCGCACCGCCGAGGTGCTGGGCGTCTCGCGCTGCTCGGTGCTGGTGGTGGAGCGCGGCGAGCGGACGGCCCGCGTGGCCGCCTCGTCGGACCCCGGCTTCGGCGAGAACCTCCGGCTGGACCTGGCCCTCTACCCCGAGATCCGCCAGGCGCTGGAGACGGGGCGCCCCGTGCGCGTGCGCGACGTGGGCGCCTCGCCCCTTTTCGACGGCGTGCGCGACGAGTGGGCCCGCCGCGGGCTGGAGCGCCCGCTGCAGTCGGTGATCGTGGTCCCCTTCCCCGTCACCGAGACGGTCACGGGGCTGTTCGTGGAGCGCGCCACGGTCGACGAGCCCGCCCTGGGCGAGGAGGCCGCCGAGTTGGCCGACCGGGTGGTGGAGGCCATCGTGCAGGCGTGCGGCCGGGTGCAGGTGTTCGAGCGGCTCATGCAGCAGCGCCAGCAGCTGCACGACCTGGCCAACACCGACCAGCTCACCGGCGTGGCCACCCGCCGCGCGCTGGAGGAGTACCTGCGGGCCGAGCTGCACCTGGCGCGCGAGCGGGGCGAGGCGCTCTCGGTGGTGATCCTGGACCTGGACCGCTTCAAGGAGATCAACGACACCTTCGGCCACCCCGCGGGCGACACGGTGCTGAAGGCGCTGGGCTCCTGGCTCCGCTCGGAGAGCTCGCTCCGCAGCCACGACCGCCCGGGGCGCTACGGCGGCGACGAGTTCGTGGTGGTGCTCCCCGGCACCGGCGCCGCCGGGGCGCTGCGCCTGGCCGAGCGCGCCCGCACCGAGTTCGCCGCCATCCCCTTCGTCTTCGGGGGCACCGCCGTGCGCGCCAGCTTGAGCGCGGGGATCGCCTCGTGGCCCGACACCTACGCGCTCACCGCCGACGAGCTGATCGCCGCGGCCGACGCGGCGCTCTACCAGGCCAAGCAGCGCGGGCGCGACCGGGTGTGCATGTCGGGGATGGCGGAGGTGGCGGGGTAG
- a CDS encoding gamma-glutamyl-gamma-aminobutyrate hydrolase family protein, translated as MRPLIVVTTTLAPGGSYGLPSVRLNVQYVTAVEEPGGTAVLLTPGHDPESVARLVGIAHGLVLTGGEDVDPARYGQAPHPELGTVSPARDEIELAALAEALRREIPVLAICRGMQLLNVGLGGTLYQDLPSQRGRDLLHEQDAPVTHRWHHATVRPGSGLEEIFGTGDLFINSFHHQGVDRLAPALEATVWAEDGLVEGVEGKEHPWLYGVQWHPERGEAQSPADERDPDRRLFWAFVQAARELAERVGDAAPESAFAPAD; from the coding sequence GTGCGTCCGCTGATCGTCGTCACCACCACGCTGGCGCCGGGGGGCTCGTACGGGCTCCCCTCCGTGCGTCTCAACGTACAGTACGTCACCGCGGTCGAGGAGCCGGGGGGGACGGCGGTGCTGCTCACCCCGGGGCACGACCCCGAGTCGGTGGCGCGGCTGGTGGGGATCGCGCACGGGCTGGTGCTCACCGGCGGCGAAGACGTGGACCCGGCGCGCTACGGCCAGGCGCCCCACCCGGAGCTCGGCACCGTCAGCCCGGCGCGCGACGAGATCGAGCTCGCCGCGCTGGCCGAGGCGCTGCGCCGCGAGATCCCCGTGCTCGCCATCTGCCGGGGGATGCAGCTCCTGAACGTGGGGCTCGGCGGCACCCTCTACCAGGACCTCCCCTCGCAGCGCGGCCGCGACCTGCTGCACGAGCAGGACGCCCCCGTCACCCACCGCTGGCACCACGCCACCGTGCGGCCCGGCTCGGGGCTCGAGGAGATCTTCGGCACCGGCGACCTCTTCATCAACTCCTTCCACCACCAGGGGGTCGACCGGCTGGCGCCCGCGCTGGAGGCCACCGTCTGGGCGGAAGACGGGCTGGTCGAGGGCGTCGAGGGGAAGGAGCACCCCTGGCTCTACGGCGTGCAGTGGCACCCCGAGCGCGGCGAGGCCCAGTCTCCCGCCGACGAGCGCGACCCCGACCGCCGGCTCTTCTGGGCCTTCGTCCAGGCCGCCCGCGAGCTCGCCGAGCGCGTCGGCGACGCAGCCCCCGAGAGCGCCTTCGCCCCCGCGGACTGA